Proteins found in one Xenopus laevis strain J_2021 chromosome 1L, Xenopus_laevis_v10.1, whole genome shotgun sequence genomic segment:
- the LOC108705116 gene encoding vomeronasal type-2 receptor 26 yields the protein MGKGSIQISEDETTTGHDDGKWKIVQYNCTMCIEKQTAFLSYEDDSLTLVFIVLSVVSILLVTVKIGIFVSYRDTPLVKANNRNLSFILLFSIKLSFLSVFLFLGRPSDITCILRQTSFGTNFSIAMSSVLAKTIMVCIAFQASKLDSQWRKWFGVKFTYFIVIICSFIQFLISAIWLTISPPFMELNILSEPGKIIIQCNEGSVIAFHIVLSYMGLLASVSFIVAFLARTLPDSFNEAKYITIGNVLDGNLSIEEMTLAIESFPNGKAPGADGILIEVSQANVITMLIKPD from the exons AAATGGAAAATTGTCCAATACAATTGTACCATGTGTATTGAGAAGCAAACTGCGTTCCTCTCATATGAAGATGATTCCCTAACGCTGGTCTTTATTGTCCTCTCTGTGGTGTCTATTTTATTAGTGACAGTTAAAATAGGAATTTTTGTTTCATATCGAGACACTCCATTAGTGAAGGCCAACAATCGCAATCTGAGCTTTATTCTCCttttctccatcaagctgagcttcctctctgtgtttttgttcctTGGTCGCCCATCTGATATAACCTGCATCCTCCGACAAACCTCTTTTGGGACCAATTTCTCCATAGCTATGTCTTCTGTCCTGGCAAAAACAATTATGGTTTGTATTGCTTTCCAAGCCTCCAAGCTTGACAGTCAATGGAGAAAATGGTTCGGAGTCAAATTCACATATTTTATAGTCATTATTTGTTCATTCATTCAGTTTCTAATTAGTGCTATCTGGCTGACCATTTCTCCTCCATTCATGGAGCTCAACATTCTGTctgaacctggaaaaatcatcattcagtgcaatgagggctctgtCATTGCCTTCCATATTGTCCTCTCCTACATGGGATTGttggcatctgtgagtttcattgtagctttcttggctcggacattaccggacagttttaatgaggccaagtacatcac TATAGGAAATGTTTTGGATGGTAACCTATCCATTGAAGAAATGACCTTGGCAATTGAGTCTTTCCCAAATGGCAAAGCTCCAGGAGCTGATGGGATACTGATTGAGGTATCTCAAGCCAATGTTATCACTATGCTAATTAAACCTGACTAA